The following are from one region of the Syngnathus acus chromosome 10, fSynAcu1.2, whole genome shotgun sequence genome:
- the igbp1 gene encoding immunoglobulin-binding protein 1: MAECERSGSERHDSRLGAEAPKLSDLFDRGWKILDEVDNTNDPLASNSVQVRVKRAIGLLEETSRMASQLDLFSPNEELEEIATADLKYLLSPALLGALTMKLTGRDKRLEIVQTARAYFMDFLKRCKDYNISQFHLPESVNESPISDEAAKNAPSACTPMPSTSNLVAMAAQRQAKIERYSQKKELEARLLDVRRSVESGQADDETSRDFYLLNVRKWVILCLDEVQSIDQEMEILKSMDQMQLGAAQPARLSRPPMKPFILTKDAMQAQVFGAGYPSLPTMTVDDWYDQHKKHGVLPDQGVPRRGAAEDDTDAKEREEEEKEKQTENDDDESLMKARKWDEWKDDHRRGYGNRQNMG, translated from the exons ATGGCGGAATGCGAAAGAAGCGGTAGTGAAAGACACGATTCGCGTTTAGGCGCCGAAGCTCCCAAATTATCGGATTTATTTGACCGTGGGTGGAAGATTCTTGATGAGGTAGACAATACAAATGATCCCCTTGCTTCTAACAGTGTTCAGGTGCGAGTCAAACGTGCCATAGGTTTGTTAGAAGAAACATCCCGAATGGCTTCTCAGCTGGACTTGTTCAGTCCCAATGAAGAGTTGGAGGAGATTGCCACAGCGGACCTCAAATATTTGCTGAGCCCCGCTCTCTTAGGCGCCCTGACCATGAAGCTGACAGGTCGAGACAAACGATTGGAAATTGTCCAAACAGCCCGGGCTTACTTTATGGATTTTCTGAAGAGATGTAAAGACTATAACATATCTCAGTTTCATCTACCGGAGTCCGTGAATGAAAGCCCAATTTCGGACGAAGCAGCAAAGAACGCTCCCTCTGCCTGCACA CCTATGCCCAGCACATCCAACTTGGTTGCCATGGCCGCACAAAGACAAGCTAAAATTGAGCGATACAGTCAGAAGAAGGAGCTGGAGGCCAGACTGTTAGACGTGCGAAGATCCGTGGAGAGTGGACAGGCCGACGATGAAACAAGCAGAGATTTTTACTTGCTGAATGTCCGGAAATGGGTGATTCTGTGCCTGGATGAAGTACAGAGCATAGACCAGGAGATGGAAATATTGAAGAGTATGGATCAGATGCAGCTTGGTGCTGCACAGCCTGCTAGACTGAGCAGGCCTCCGATGAAACCATTTATTCTCACAAAGGATGCTATGCAG GCTCAGGTGTTTGGAGCTGGCTACCCCAGCCTTCCCACCATGACAGTGGATGACTGGTATGATCAGCACAAGAAACACGGAGTGCTGCCTGATCAGGGAGTTCCCAGAAGGGGTGCGGCGGAGGACGACACTGATGCAAAGGAgcgtgaagaagaagaaaaagagaaacagacagaaaatgatgatgatgagtctTTGATGAAAGCCAGGAAGTGGGATGAGTGGAAAGACGATCATCGCAGAGGTTATGGCAACCGCCAAAACATGGGCTAA